The sequence gtttttgattgcagggcaggtattgtatagagaggagcagggttagagattgtctgcttgctgtgccgctccatagtatagtatagtataatgtagatagaggtttatacccttttggtgtattataaaccttctgttgtatttagtgtatagttactgtcatagatcctgttgtggatatgggtttgaccatggatggaatgggaaccagatttttatacagatgagttatatgcctgagatgatgtattgatatatattgtccaggttcattatgtgacggattatgtgattgctactctgacaggtagtgtgttgtatatattgagataatcctgacaggtcactataggaaaagtgatcattttgtgcatgcatcatgccaaaattttcagaatttaataatgattgataggtaatagggttctacgtggtggctggtggccttatgcctacccgcaccctaggaccgtcgcgacggcccgccgggaatggggcgggggtcgtgacacaaGGAGTCCCTGGTTGCTTTGTTCCTCCTCCCATTCGGTGGCTCATCGCCGGGGGTGGCGCATGGCCTGCCGTCGTCGGGCGGCGCACGGTCAGCACCACGTTGGGGCCGTCGATCACTGGGGTCATCGCCATAGGGACTGCCGCCACCGAGTACACCCACAGGGACTACCACCGAGCATGCCTACGGGGAGAAAATAgaaggaaggagggagagagggagggagggagagccaCTCggttctctcctctttctttgcctttcctttctctctctttagtTTATCTCTAGTGGGGTTCTCTCTCTATACTTGAATCTGGGGAGAGCATTGCTTTGTGGACTCTAAATAGTCCTGGGATGTTAGATTTtagaggaccctttagaggatcAAACAGGGGGCCTAGATTATCATAtatctttgataaattttaataatgatTTGGGTTTTGTAGGGGAACAATCTATTGGATGAGAGGATGCTGAGCGGAGTCTTGCGCATTCCGGTTCATAAATCGCTGTGAGGGCGGGTGAATAGTTTGTCTGAGTTTTTCAATAAAGGGTAaagatccttgtacgccaatcctgcatgatataatatttttatgcttagatatgtatgatatgctatgatccagacaaatcaaaaatagttttatattaaattatattttgatcgtgttggcttgtgattggtagtatgatggatgcatgtatgtgtataacttatacatgcataattgaatttatggatgtggtggtatggactaaccatgttatattgattgccctgtcacgggccagaaacgtgaccatggttagtctaggccggaaataaagtggaaaaagggaatggatgtgtgtttgtgaattgattaaatgaacagggactttgggcttatctcgttattattgattgccccatcacaggctggaaatatgatattatcgattgacccatcacaggctggaaatgtgataccatcgattgccccgtcacaggctggaaatgtgataccatcgattgccccgtcacaagccggaaatgtgatactatcgattgccccgtcacgggccggaaacgtgaccgggatgtagcccaaagtcggaaagataattgatccgaatcaagttaatatagaatgaaaagaaaaagcattgaaaacagtaatgaagatttatgagctatcatatgctatatcattcttgtgtggctggactttcattgatgtttTACGTatatacttatattgattatttgagcttgttgatagccggtttatgatttTATGACATGTGCATCAATTTCTTGTGGTTTTCAAatctatattattattgtgttggtgtggatgtgtaggGGTTCTTACtgagctgtaaagctcacccccttttcttctttttctttaccagaattgcaggatgcatagttttggatgggatgggcgcaaaGTGCGAGCaccagagtcattagttagttagttgtttatccttctttgatgtcgatgaacatttgaagagctcgtaattgaactaatttgtttattttgacatgtcggatttgtctatttgaattattaaattaattgtggatttattggaattttgttaatcataggccttgcatgatctttagggcactgctctagggctcatgcggccggtcgcgtaccggacccgggtgctgggttcggggcgtgacaagcaCAACCAGAAAGTTCAAcaaattcaaaatattcataaaGTGGCCATGACCAACCACAAGATTTTGATCTATATTTCTTTTAAATTAAGTCTATGCAAGACCGAGCTCCCCCAAAAGCTTTTGGAGAAACCGAGTTTCTGGAAATTCAAAACATAGCACTCAAAGTCATCCCAACTTCAAGGGCTAGTGTTGGTCGAACTTCAAAGGGATTAGCATAGGTTGCCTGGCCAAACATATCATAACCCACTTTGCTCACTACTTACATAAGAATGCACATGATTGATCAACAAAGACATGACTACTGAGCAAACCAtgtttacatattttttaattactccACTAAATTATTTTTACATTCAGGCCGCTGTATGAGTATACTAGGGCAACAAATCATCTACAGCATAAATTGTAAACAGTTCCTGCAATCCGTGACATGAGGGTCTTGATTGGATACACAGTAAGATCTAATTAACTTCTCTTTTGAAATAAAGATCTACTAGACATGACGCCCTACAAGTTAGCATCCCTTGGAATTTTATTCaaaatgcccctactttcttttgatttggcatgatgtactcacgttagagctaaATGAATTACcgttttctataaaaaaaaataaaaaaaagaaagaaagaaaacttccctcaaaaaaataagaaaacaaaTATACTCGTTGATTGTTGACTAGATCATAAATTCATCAATATTGCAGTTAAAGCCAAAGTTTAGAACCCTCCTCACCAACTCTGCACTGGAGCTAACAGGTATTCCAGGGTTtaaaacatattaaaatatataaatggaTGCCAATGATTTAACACAAGGAAAATAACAAGGATTTGCTATTAAAATACTAGAAGAAAAGTCCTGTACATCTGTTTTTCAAGGGTAAAAGGAAAATGACCAGTTACCCTCAACGTGAAGGGAAAGAAGAAactgaagagaaaaaaagaacagTTTACATGGCCCCTGATCACTACTAACATTGATACACTGAAAACCCCTTGTTCTTCCATATGGAACTCAGGGTCCGCCCAAGCCTTTTCGATCTTGATTTACACGATGGTTTCGACTCCATAACCCCCCCTTTGCCAGCAGAACGCTCCACCAGCTGCTGCTGCCTCACAGGTGAAGGCTCTCTCTGCCGCTGCTCCCGGAAAAGCTTTAGCAGCTTCTGTGCCTTCTCCTTCCCTCTTGCTGTCCCACTCACTGATAAGGAAACTAAGGATGGTATTACCCCTTCTTGCAACACCATATGGCTACATCTCTCATCACCATTGCACAGTATAAGAATGCATGAAACAGCATGCTCTTGCTCTGTTGGCTCACCGATATCCAAGATGGCTGCGAGCCCGCCAATTAGGCCAGGGGTCGACattatttctctttttcctgCTTGGCTTGTTGCCAAGTTTATGAAGACAGCAAGGGCCTTCTCCGCTTCAGGGCTCCCACAGGCTGTGAGAAGAGAGTGAAGCCCATCAACAATACCAGATGATAGGAGGAGAGGAATGTTGGGTGGGTGGGAGGAGAGGTTGTAAAGGGTGTCAAGGGAATCATGCTTGCAGGAACTGCTTTCAGTATCTTCAGCTTGTAGGAGCTGTACCAGGAACCGGACTGCCTGGCTTGAGCCAATGAAGGGCTTGGCCTCGTCGAGACAGGAAAGATTAAGGCAGAGGGCAGTGGCTGCTTCTCGTGTCTCTGAATTTGAGATCATTTGCTCCAGTAGAGGCAACACCCCACCAGATAACAGCATACTCTTGTTCCTGATTCAAGTTGACAACAGGAGTTttcagaaaagataaaataatgaAGGGCCCACTGCCCCTACACACacacaacaaaaaaagaagcaaaatcaAGTTTAATATGACCATGGAAAAAATAACTCATATTCCAATTATGTCTTCAATTCCTCTGTCAACTGAATCAAGATACTTATTTCAGCTAACAAAAGGAGAGGAGGGGCTGCATGCGTTCCATTTTGTACAGGTTGCAATGAGAGTGACATTCAGGGACCCAAAAGGATTATACAAGTGGCATGCCAATAGTGCAAAGGGAAGTGGCACCTCACAAGGTAAGTGGTAGATACAGCGGTAGATCCAACAGAGAATTAACAATATTCAGTTGGATGATACAACATTTGATAGAGAGAAGTGGGAGAAGGTGCAATCATGGGGACTTCcataatgaatttatataagaAAAGAAACAGATGCAAATGAGATGGTAAATGAAAGATTCCAAGGGTCACAATTTACTCAATTGATACGCAACTTATCCCAGCAAAACAAGTCATCACTGTTTTGAGGACCAATGAGATTATAATTTGCCTACACTAATGTACAATCTATAGTATAGCAAGTTACTGATTTCTAACAAAGATATCTGACTAAAAGTTATCTTTGAGAATGCATCAACCAGAATACCTGTTATTGTTAACTGCAAGGTTGAAAAGAGCCATGGCTCCAACCTCTTGAGACTTCTTCTCTCCATCATTGACAGCCAACTTTAAAAACTGAAGGAGTAGCTCAACAGCACCATTTGCACCCATAAAGATCCTTGCTTCCTCATCATCCTTCAGCAGATACCTTATCTGCTCCACTGCTCTGCATTTTTTTCCCATACTGTTGCTTTCACGCAGCACAGCTAGCAAACTCTTGTATCCTTCAAGCTCATCCACTTCACCATCCTGACAGGAACTGTTGTCTAAAGTACAAGCATCAATCCCCTGGAATGCCTCTGTGATACTACCATATTCCAATGGGACCACCTTGACACCCTGAAGCTTGCAAGAGTCAATACTCCCCATGGATCTGGAATCCATGGCCTCGCATTCTGAGAAAGCCAGCCTCCAATAGTTGACATCAAGGGGTTCTGGGGGACCATCAGGCAGAGGAACACCATTTTGTTCACACCAACTTGCTATGAGTCCTTTAACACAATAATTTGGAGTTACACAGAGATGGGGGAGCTGTTGCTGAGTTTTGGGGCATGTACTATGCCCATCACAAAACCATTTCTCAATGCAAATACGTTCATAGGTCTGCCCTGATGAAATAACGACCGGGTCATACATGAGTTGCAAGGAGATAGGGCATCTGAGTTCTTCAGGAGGAAGTGGCACTTTTCCTGATATTATCCcatttttcttgaaattaaaAAAGCGAAGTTTTGATAGCTGTCTCTCAAAGGCAACACCATTTCCATCAGGGGCAGAGACCTCTTCAAAGCCTGGTATTGTAGGGGAACAAGGATCTGAACCTTGAAAGTCGGTATCATCTGCAACCTCACATCTGAAAAGCTTTGAGTATTTCCTCATGAGATGATATAAGTAAGATAAAATGAATTCCTTCCGTTTGTCTTCCTTTGCACGAGCCCTTTCAATCAGATTCTTGAGAGCTCTTCTCTCAGTGAGTGCTGCTCTCGAAGATGTAATGCCCAGCCTAGAAGCAGCTTGGTGGAAGACCTCAAGTTCTTCACTATCATTGAATCTACTACTAAATCGTCTGTCTTTCTGAAGCAAAGCAATCACTTCATCACCAGCCAGCTTCTCTGACTGATCCAATAGAAACATAGTTCCTTCCAGCTCACGAACAATCTCCATAATCTGAGATGAAACCAGGCAAGTCCAACCATTCAGCAAAAAGGCATGGAAAGAAGGTCAGGGACAAATAAAAAGGCTTAGCAAAACAGATCTGCTAACTGGTAGAATAACCCAAAGAAATTTCCATGGATTACTTGTGGCTATAGGTTCATATATTGAGTTTTCCTGCCACATGAGTTGAAATTTCACTCAGAACTATCAATCAAAAACTATCTGGAACTTAGCTGCTTTCAGAGTTTCAGCGAAAGCTAAGGGCCTGTTTGGTATTGCTTCCATGTTCtgctttctttttcaaaaacccAAGAAGAATAATGAGCTATAATAGAAAACATGTATGAAGAAACCCTATTGTATTTTGTAATTGTCTGTAAAATCTTTAAAGCTTTTGGTAGCAAAGATTCATTACTTTTAAAAAAGAGTGAAAATGAAAGCAATAAAATAACAGAAGTTTTGTGCAGATGCTATCCTTCAACATCTATCTCCATGTGGTATTTCGCTAATTTGTAGAGAAGCAATatcacaaaaacagaaaaaatgcaAAACAGGCCCGAAATTATCCAGCAAAATTCTTTATATGTATCCATGCTTTTGTTGTTTTCCATTTCCTCATTACTTTGACTCCCAAGAAGATTTTCGTCTCAAGTGAACATGTATCCTACAAGGTATTAGAATATTTGGAAGCATTGAAACATTATGTTCCAAAGAGATTTGAAGCAAGTTTTGACATAGGCTCAGCTATGTTACAGACATTGAGATTCTCATATGTTAGATTGTTAAATAGTACTATGACGCATTACAAACAAAATATAGTTtttaaacatcaaaaaatattctTAGAATAAGTTTTGAACTGTCTCAATGTGGAACTATCAAAAGATGTCTCCAAcacttattttattttcttcatcATTTCTGATTTTCCTAGTTATAGTTGGTATGTTTGATTCATTATAGTTTTCAATCAAAATAACTGAAAAAGGATATAAAACTACTGAAACTTCCAAAATTGACACTCATTTGCTTCAGTCGAAACTAAATCAAAACCTATTCATCCTGTAGAACACCATCAAAACTATCTGAGAGCTTACGGACTTTACCAGGAAGGAAAAGCATTCATGTACCACAAGACAATCAAACATCCATGCAAGCACGAAAGAAGAATGAAGTTACTCATACGTttaagaaaacagaataatagTTCGTTTATAACGTAAATGAAGGTTGCTTGCACCCACAATTGTCTGTGCACTAAGGAGTGCATAAGCATTCTCAAGCAATGGGCAAAAACATAATTATGGTAGTAAATTTGGCACCAGCTTAGGTTGAAGATTTTGGTAATTCAGTTCAAGTTATGGTAGTCTCAGTCCTAGATTAAGCATAAGAACATTTTACAAGCAGCTGTCAACTTCGCATTGAACTTTTATGGGTTGGTGTCTGGTTAAAATGAGgaattcaccaaaaatctaaaatttagtGGGTGTGCACAGCTTCTTGGGTATAACACTTGCAAATAGAATATATGAGCGTAGGTCCTTTCGTAAATTACAACATAGGCATCATAAAACTCTATATGTAACAGCATTGGTGtagaaataattataaaaacatTGTTAAGTATGGAAACATTATGCCAAATAATGCAGCAAATATTTGAATAGTTTGATCTCTATAATATACCTGAAAACCAATAGCTTGTGGGACTATGTCTTCAACATGCCTAAGACTTTCTTCAAGAGAGCATCTTGCCTTCTCAAACTTCATAAGGATGGAATCTGCAGTTATAGCCTGCAAATCAATAAATGCAGATAAGACCCCCACAAAGCAAAAGATCATCAAGCACAAATTACATCATTCAGCTCATCTGGATAACAATTCTATTGACCTTAGTGCTGTATGCAGAGATTGCACCATCATACAGGAAAATTAACCTCTCCAAAAACTAGAAATCACCTTCAGTCTAATCATGAAGCAGGCCAGTAGACACTAACTAAAATTTGTTAAAACATGTGAAGCTAAAGCAGCAAGATTCATATAAAGAATGGATTGCATTATCACAGTGAGTGCATATCTGAAGCAGGCTATTGGGTATCATAAAAACTAGAAATCATCTTCAGTCTAATCATGAAGCAGGCTAGTAGACATTAACTATAATTTGTTCAAATGTGTGAAGCTAAAGCAGCAAGATTCACATAAAGAATGGATTGTGTTATCACAGTGAGTGCATAACTGCAGAAAGATTTTGCATCTATAACAGCTATAATAGCTTCCGAAGACTTTAACTGTCATATTCACGGGTTTGCAATCTCCAATATCATTAGCAACAACAATATGAAGCTGAAGTAAGAAGCTGAATTTCTAGGAAGAGCAGATGTGTAAATTGGGATGTCCAAACTACAATTTTCACAAGATAAATCCGTTTCCATCAACAACCTCCCTAGATCATTCTTTAAACATAGTTCATTATTCTATAATTAGTAAAAAAGTGACAGTTACTAAATAGTTCTTTTGACACACaaataaaagaaacaaagagaaCCAAAAATCTTTCAGAGCATACCCATTAGTTGAGTGAAATGCAACCTACAGAACCAGATAATACAGAGGTCAAATTTTTGCAATCTGAACAAAAATGACTTACCAAGTAAAACTTGCTGCAATCCGAGCAATGTCGCAGAAGGCCTTTAGCTCTGTCAAGGGCCACATGCAACGCACAAAGTGCCTGTATTCCAGACTTGCTTCTGGGTCTTGCTGCTTCAATTAACGGAAAGATCTCCAGCACTCTACAAACAATTGTTGAAAGTATTCTACACATTCCTCCATGCAACTGCACCCGCACATCATAAGTTCCTCAATCATTTAATCCAGAGTGggaaataaaattataatatgaATACCATTTCAATAAGCTATAATGATCACCTTAGCAAAAAGCAGGATCACAGAAATATAGATTTATCAATCCCTTTGCAATCAATCACTTATTTAAGCAAATGTACAAAATATGGAAATAAATTTGGTTCAGAAAAGTACATCTACTAGCTGCTTTACATGATTATTCTGAGAAGCAGGAATCCTTTAGCTCAAGAAAATATCAAACCAGATGAAAGGAAAATTTATTACGAAGAAAATATGAAGATACTTTTGGTGTGGTTTTCTTTGGTACAACCGTATGTGATAGAAACACTGGCTTAAGATGACACAACTACGTAAATAGTGTCATGTATTTTCCACAATAACACTACTATGTCATTACCGAGCAAAAAGAACATCTTGACACAGTAAAAAAGTTAATGCATCTTGTACCACATATAGTGATGATTTCATTATTTCATCAATTAATAATCGTTAACCTATTTAGATGAAACACTGAAATTTACTTATCTCAGAAAAAGATAAGCATGGATACCTTCGCATCGCGGGCGACAAATAGATTCTCTTCAATCTCAGCAGCATCCATAACTATCCTTCAATAAAGTTCAATCATCTGATACAGAAATTAAAAGATCAAAAAGTTACTAAATTACAAAGCAATAGAACAACGATGTTAACGAAAACTTTAAAACAATGCCCGGTTGATCACTTTGGCACATCCTTCCCAAAGTTCAaaataacaacaaaaaaaatcccaggaAAAATCAAAAACGAATTCGAAATCCTGCTGGAAGAAAGGATCGCTAGCTTAATCGCGATCTCAGAAAaaacaatttgaaaaaaaaaagcagcttAAATCACCGCACTTACAAGGTTCAAAAGAGACGGCACATAGGAAATTAGGATCAGAAATTTCATCAGATTTAACTCCAAATAAAGCTtcctttcttttgaaaaaagatAGAACAGAGCTCGAAATCCCGCAGCTCA comes from Phoenix dactylifera cultivar Barhee BC4 unplaced genomic scaffold, palm_55x_up_171113_PBpolish2nd_filt_p 000214F, whole genome shotgun sequence and encodes:
- the LOC103715365 gene encoding U-box domain-containing protein 45-like, giving the protein MDAAEIEENLFVARDAKLHGGMCRILSTIVCRVLEIFPLIEAARPRSKSGIQALCALHVALDRAKGLLRHCSDCSKFYLAITADSILMKFEKARCSLEESLRHVEDIVPQAIGFQIMEIVRELEGTMFLLDQSEKLAGDEVIALLQKDRRFSSRFNDSEELEVFHQAASRLGITSSRAALTERRALKNLIERARAKEDKRKEFILSYLYHLMRKYSKLFRCEVADDTDFQGSDPCSPTIPGFEEVSAPDGNGVAFERQLSKLRFFNFKKNGIISGKVPLPPEELRCPISLQLMYDPVVISSGQTYERICIEKWFCDGHSTCPKTQQQLPHLCVTPNYCVKGLIASWCEQNGVPLPDGPPEPLDVNYWRLAFSECEAMDSRSMGSIDSCKLQGVKVVPLEYGSITEAFQGIDACTLDNSSCQDGEVDELEGYKSLLAVLRESNSMGKKCRAVEQIRYLLKDDEEARIFMGANGAVELLLQFLKLAVNDGEKKSQEVGAMALFNLAVNNNRNKSMLLSGGVLPLLEQMISNSETREAATALCLNLSCLDEAKPFIGSSQAVRFLVQLLQAEDTESSSCKHDSLDTLYNLSSHPPNIPLLLSSGIVDGLHSLLTACGSPEAEKALAVFINLATSQAGKREIMSTPGLIGGLAAILDIGEPTEQEHAVSCILILCNGDERCSHMVLQEGVIPSLVSLSVSGTARGKEKAQKLLKLFREQRQREPSPVRQQQLVERSAGKGGVMESKPSCKSRSKRLGRTLSSIWKNKGFSVYQC